A genome region from Hevea brasiliensis isolate MT/VB/25A 57/8 chromosome 7, ASM3005281v1, whole genome shotgun sequence includes the following:
- the LOC110633388 gene encoding PI-PLC X domain-containing protein At5g67130 isoform X2 yields MFACFADYLSLCRAPLAIGYLYLYLLLSSAFLAHAQVLESCTAATNCGPGLFCGNCPALGKNQPVCTRGQAIIPTSIIDGLPFNKYTWLVTHNSFSIVDAPPLPGVQRLTFYNQEDTVTNQLRNGVRGLMLDMYDFEDDIWLCHSFRGQCFNFTAFGPAINTLREVEAFLSENPTEIVTIIIEDYVHTPKGLTKLFTNAGLDKYWFPVSNMPKKGEDWPTVTQMVQDNHRLLVFTSIASKEAEEGIAYQWKYMLENESGDPGVKPGSCPNRKESKPLNSRSASLFLENYFPTYPVESEACKEHSTPLAQMVGTCYKAAGNMMPNFLAVNFYMRSDGGGVFDVLDRMNGQTLCGCSTVTACQAGAPFGSCKNVAVPSTSPVTTTAGSFSGSVQFSRSASTVHSPIFFVFYLCSLPLIALIFRMQ; encoded by the exons ATGTTTGCGTGCTTCGCGGACTACCTTAGCTTATGCAGAGCCCCTCTCGCAATTGGGTATCTGTACCTCTATCTGCTACTCTCTTCTGCCTTCTTAGCACATGCACAG GTGCTGGAATCGTGTACAGCTGCTACAAATTGTGGGCCTGGGCTTTTCTGTGGAAACTGCCCCGCTCTGGGCAAGAATCAACCTGTCTGCACCAGAGGCCAAGCTATCATTCCCACCTCTATT ATTGATGGGTTGCCTTTTAACAAGTACACATGGTTAGTGACTCATAATTCGTTTAGCATCGTGGATGCACCGCCTTTGCCGGGTGTTCAGAGACTGACATTTTATAATCAAGAAGATACTGTGACTAATCAGTTGAGG AATGGCGTAAGGGGACTGATGTTGGATATGTATGATTTTGAGGACGATATTTGGCTCTGCCATTCGTTTCGAGGGCAATGTTTCAACTTCACAGCCTTT GGACCAGCAATTAACACCTTGAGGGAAGTAGAAGCATTCTTGAGTGAAAATCCAACTGAGATTGTGACCATTATAATTGAGGACTATGTGCATACCCCAAAAGGGTTAACAAAGCTGTTCACTAATGCTGGTTTAGATAAGTATTGGTTTCCTGTCTCCAATATGCCCAAAAAGGGTGAAGATTGGCCCACTGTGACTCAGATGGTGCAAGACAATCACCGGCTTCTGGTTTTCACTTCTATTGCTTCAAAGGAAGCAGAGGAAGGCATTGCTTATCAATGGAAGTATATGTTGGAGAATGAGT CTGGAGATCCTGGGGTAAAACCAGGTTCGTGCCCGAATAGAAAAGAGTCAAAGCCATTGAATTCCAGAAGTGCATCTCTTTTCCTAGAGAATTACTTCCCAACATATCCAGTTGAGAGTGAAGCCTGCAAAGAGCATTCAACTCCACTTGCTCAGATGGTTGGCACCTGTTATAAAGCAGCAGGGAATATGATGCCCAATTTTTTGGCAGTCAACTTTTACATG AGAAGTGATGGTGGTGGTGTTTTTGATGTTTTGGACAGAATGAATGGCCAGACATTGTGTGGTTGTAGCACTGTGACTGCCTGCCAG GCTGGAGCACCTTTTGGATCTTGCAAAAATGTTGCCGTGCCTAGTACAAGTCCTGTAACAACTACTGCAGGAAGCTTTTCAGGATCTGTTCAGTTTTCAAGATCTGCATCAACAGTCCATTCTCCAATATTTTTTGTTTTCTACTTGTGTTCTCTTCCATTGATTGCACTTATATTTCGAATGCAATGA
- the LOC110633387 gene encoding histone-lysine N-methyltransferase CLF isoform X3: MASKASPSPSASRSDPPKDSPVQVTKPQETSLTMKDIFSVIDSLKKQVVANRNQRMTDDQSVVGRRRIYYDQNGGEALICSDSEEEITEEGQEKRDFIDSEDYILCMTVKEVGLSDPVMESLAQCLCRSHSEVKARYAVLTKEETTVVDSKNGDGDAQTLNSFIDKDLEAALDSFDNLFCRRCLVFDCRLHGCSQDLVFPAEKHHWSRPDEENEPCGPHCYKSVLKSERIDTANSSEYGNIGENAVRPSDGMGAQISSRKKSSAQSARRKVKSSHSESASSNAKNVSGSSDSEIGPRKDATSSSKAKLAGKSGACHRNNKRVADHLLSCLRKRKKKTVVSDSDSIVSGSLLAGDMKLTSTSRKENEDASSSHKNVKSRTVGRSRRKECIILDSNNLLQAEVHDGPPSEMITDLQATISDDTLRKEECVDGSVCEKELADNRSWKAFEKSLFEKGVEIFGRNSCLIARNLLNGLKTCWEVFQFMTCSENQLACQAGDVANSLGEGYSKFDFNGAMGNNQVRRRSRFLRRRGRVRRLKYSWKSTAYHSIRKWITERKDQPCRQYNPCSCQTACGKQCACLLNGTCCEKYCGCPKSCKNRFRGCHCAKSQCRSRQCPCFAADRECDPDVCRNCWVSCGDGTLGVPNQIGDNYECRNMKLLLKQQQRVLLGRSDVSGWGAFLKNSVGKHEYLGEYTGELISHREADKRGKIYDRENSSFLFNLNDQFVLDAYRKGDKFKFANHSPDPNCYAKVIMVAGDHRVGIFAKERISAGEELFYDYRYEPDRAPAWARKPEASSGWRKEDGAHTSGRAKKVA, translated from the exons AAACCAAAGAATGACAGATGATCAATCTGTGGTTGGACGAAGAAGAATATATTATGATCAAAATGGTGGTGAAGCACTTATTTGCAGCGACAGTGAGGAGGAAATAACTGAAGAAGGGCAGGAAAAAAGAGATTTTATAGATTCTGAAGATTATATTCTTTG CATGACTGTCAAAGAAGTTGGTTTATCTGATCCTGTGATGGAATCACTGGCCCAATGCCTTTGTAGAAGCCATTCTGAAGTCAAG GCAAGATATGCAGTTCTTACAAAAGAAGAAACGACTGTGGTGGATTCAAAGAATGGAGATGGTGATGCACAAACATTGAATTCTTTCATTGATAAGGATCTTGAAGCTGCTTTGGATTCTTTTGACAATCTGTTTTGTCGTCGATGTCTT GTCTTTGATTGCAGATTGCATGGATGCTCACAGGATCTTGTGTTTCCT GCTGAGAAACATCACTGGAGCCGTCCAGATGAGGAAAATGAACCATGTGGTCCACACTGTTACAAATCG GTTTTGAAGTCGGAAAGAATTGATACTGCAAATTCTTCCGAGTATGGTAATATTGGAGAAAATGCTGTCCGTCCATCTGATGGGATGGGGGCTCAAATTTCCTCAAGGAAGAAATCTTCTGCTCAATCTGCCAGGAGGAAGGTGAAGTCCAGCCACAGTGAAAGTGCTTCATCAAATGCAAAAAATGTTTCTGGGAGCAGTGACTCAGAGATTGGACCTCGGAAAGATGCCACTTCATCTTCCAAGGCTAAGCTTGCTGGAAAAAGTGGGGCTTGTCATAGGAACAACAAGCGAGTGGCTGACCATCTTTTAAGTTGCTTgcggaaaaggaagaagaaaactgTGGTTTCTGATTCTGATTCTATTGTCAGTGGAAGCCTTTTGGCAGGTGATATGAAACTTACATCCACTTCACGCAAAGAAAATGAAGACGCTAGTTCTTCTCACAAGAATGTTAAATCTCGGACTGTTGGAAGGTCTAGGAGGAAGGAATGCATAATTCTGGACAGTAACAACTTACTACAGGCTGAAGTTCATGATGGTCCTCCAAGTGAGATGATCACTGATCTACAAGCAACTATCAGCGATGACACATTGAGGAAAGAAGAGTGCGTAGATGGAAGTGTATGTGAAAAAGAGTTGGCTGATAACAGATCCTGGAAAGCTTTTGAAAAAAGCCTGTTTGAGAAAGGTGTGGAGATTTTTGGGAGGAACAG TTGTTTAATTGCTAGGAACCTTTTAAATGGTTTAAAGACTTGTTGGGAGGTTTTTCAATTTATGACTTGCTCTGAGAATCAGTTGGCCTGCCAAGCAGGTGATGTTGCAAATTCTCTTGGTGAAGGATATTCCAAGTTTGACTTCAATGGAGCAATG GGTAATAATCAAGTGCGAAGAAGATCAAGATTTTTACGCAGAAGAGGTAGAGTTCGCCGCTTGAAGTATTCTTGGAAGTCCACTGCTTACCATTCTATTAGGAAATGGATTACTGAGAGAAAAGATCAACCATGCCGCCAGTATAATCCGTGTAGTTGCCAAACAGCTTGTGGAAAGCAGTGTGCATGTCTGCTGAATGGCACTTGCTGTGAGAAGTACTGTGG ATGTCCTAAGAGTTGCAAGAACCGATTTAGGGGCTGCCATTGTGCTAAAAGTCAATGTCGAAGTCGTCAATGTCCATGCTTTGCTGCAGACAGGGAATGTGATCCAGATGTTTGTAGGAATTGTTGGGTCAG TTGCGGTGATGGTACTCTTGGGGTTCCTAACCAAATAGGTGATAATTATGAGTGCAGGAATATGAAGCTTCTTCTCAAACAACAACAAAGG GTTTTACTTGGAAGATCCGATGTATCTGGTTGGGGAGCTTTTCTGAAG AATAGTGTTGGCAAGCATGAGTATCTAGGTGAATACACTGGAGAGCTGATTTCACATAGGGAAGCAGATAAGCGTGGCAAGATATATGACCGTGAAAATTCATCATTTCTCTTCAATCTGAATGATCAG TTTGTTCTTGATGCTTACCGGAAGGGTGATAAATTTAAGTTTGCCAACCACTCACCAGACCCAAATTGCTATGCAAag GTCATAATGGTCGCGGGGGATCACCGTGTGGGCATATTTGCCAAGGAACGAATTAGTGCGGGAGAAGAACTCTTCTACGACTATCGTTATGAGCCAGACAGAGCTCCAGCTTGGGCTAGGAAGCCTGAAGCATCATCTGGATGGAGAAAAGAAGACGGTGCTCATACAAGTGGTCGTGCTAAGAAGGTCGCTTAA
- the LOC110633388 gene encoding PI-PLC X domain-containing protein At5g67130 isoform X3 has protein sequence MFACFADYLSLCRAPLAIGYLYLYLLLSSAFLAHAQEFQVLESCTAATNCGPGLFCGNCPALGKNQPVCTRGQAIIPTSIIDGLPFNKYTWLVTHNSFSIVDAPPLPGVQRLTFYNQEDTVTNQLRGPAINTLREVEAFLSENPTEIVTIIIEDYVHTPKGLTKLFTNAGLDKYWFPVSNMPKKGEDWPTVTQMVQDNHRLLVFTSIASKEAEEGIAYQWKYMLENESGDPGVKPGSCPNRKESKPLNSRSASLFLENYFPTYPVESEACKEHSTPLAQMVGTCYKAAGNMMPNFLAVNFYMRSDGGGVFDVLDRMNGQTLCGCSTVTACQAGAPFGSCKNVAVPSTSPVTTTAGSFSGSVQFSRSASTVHSPIFFVFYLCSLPLIALIFRMQ, from the exons ATGTTTGCGTGCTTCGCGGACTACCTTAGCTTATGCAGAGCCCCTCTCGCAATTGGGTATCTGTACCTCTATCTGCTACTCTCTTCTGCCTTCTTAGCACATGCACAG GAATTCCAGGTGCTGGAATCGTGTACAGCTGCTACAAATTGTGGGCCTGGGCTTTTCTGTGGAAACTGCCCCGCTCTGGGCAAGAATCAACCTGTCTGCACCAGAGGCCAAGCTATCATTCCCACCTCTATT ATTGATGGGTTGCCTTTTAACAAGTACACATGGTTAGTGACTCATAATTCGTTTAGCATCGTGGATGCACCGCCTTTGCCGGGTGTTCAGAGACTGACATTTTATAATCAAGAAGATACTGTGACTAATCAGTTGAGG GGACCAGCAATTAACACCTTGAGGGAAGTAGAAGCATTCTTGAGTGAAAATCCAACTGAGATTGTGACCATTATAATTGAGGACTATGTGCATACCCCAAAAGGGTTAACAAAGCTGTTCACTAATGCTGGTTTAGATAAGTATTGGTTTCCTGTCTCCAATATGCCCAAAAAGGGTGAAGATTGGCCCACTGTGACTCAGATGGTGCAAGACAATCACCGGCTTCTGGTTTTCACTTCTATTGCTTCAAAGGAAGCAGAGGAAGGCATTGCTTATCAATGGAAGTATATGTTGGAGAATGAGT CTGGAGATCCTGGGGTAAAACCAGGTTCGTGCCCGAATAGAAAAGAGTCAAAGCCATTGAATTCCAGAAGTGCATCTCTTTTCCTAGAGAATTACTTCCCAACATATCCAGTTGAGAGTGAAGCCTGCAAAGAGCATTCAACTCCACTTGCTCAGATGGTTGGCACCTGTTATAAAGCAGCAGGGAATATGATGCCCAATTTTTTGGCAGTCAACTTTTACATG AGAAGTGATGGTGGTGGTGTTTTTGATGTTTTGGACAGAATGAATGGCCAGACATTGTGTGGTTGTAGCACTGTGACTGCCTGCCAG GCTGGAGCACCTTTTGGATCTTGCAAAAATGTTGCCGTGCCTAGTACAAGTCCTGTAACAACTACTGCAGGAAGCTTTTCAGGATCTGTTCAGTTTTCAAGATCTGCATCAACAGTCCATTCTCCAATATTTTTTGTTTTCTACTTGTGTTCTCTTCCATTGATTGCACTTATATTTCGAATGCAATGA
- the LOC110633388 gene encoding PI-PLC X domain-containing protein At5g67130 isoform X1, with amino-acid sequence MFACFADYLSLCRAPLAIGYLYLYLLLSSAFLAHAQEFQVLESCTAATNCGPGLFCGNCPALGKNQPVCTRGQAIIPTSIIDGLPFNKYTWLVTHNSFSIVDAPPLPGVQRLTFYNQEDTVTNQLRNGVRGLMLDMYDFEDDIWLCHSFRGQCFNFTAFGPAINTLREVEAFLSENPTEIVTIIIEDYVHTPKGLTKLFTNAGLDKYWFPVSNMPKKGEDWPTVTQMVQDNHRLLVFTSIASKEAEEGIAYQWKYMLENESGDPGVKPGSCPNRKESKPLNSRSASLFLENYFPTYPVESEACKEHSTPLAQMVGTCYKAAGNMMPNFLAVNFYMRSDGGGVFDVLDRMNGQTLCGCSTVTACQAGAPFGSCKNVAVPSTSPVTTTAGSFSGSVQFSRSASTVHSPIFFVFYLCSLPLIALIFRMQ; translated from the exons ATGTTTGCGTGCTTCGCGGACTACCTTAGCTTATGCAGAGCCCCTCTCGCAATTGGGTATCTGTACCTCTATCTGCTACTCTCTTCTGCCTTCTTAGCACATGCACAG GAATTCCAGGTGCTGGAATCGTGTACAGCTGCTACAAATTGTGGGCCTGGGCTTTTCTGTGGAAACTGCCCCGCTCTGGGCAAGAATCAACCTGTCTGCACCAGAGGCCAAGCTATCATTCCCACCTCTATT ATTGATGGGTTGCCTTTTAACAAGTACACATGGTTAGTGACTCATAATTCGTTTAGCATCGTGGATGCACCGCCTTTGCCGGGTGTTCAGAGACTGACATTTTATAATCAAGAAGATACTGTGACTAATCAGTTGAGG AATGGCGTAAGGGGACTGATGTTGGATATGTATGATTTTGAGGACGATATTTGGCTCTGCCATTCGTTTCGAGGGCAATGTTTCAACTTCACAGCCTTT GGACCAGCAATTAACACCTTGAGGGAAGTAGAAGCATTCTTGAGTGAAAATCCAACTGAGATTGTGACCATTATAATTGAGGACTATGTGCATACCCCAAAAGGGTTAACAAAGCTGTTCACTAATGCTGGTTTAGATAAGTATTGGTTTCCTGTCTCCAATATGCCCAAAAAGGGTGAAGATTGGCCCACTGTGACTCAGATGGTGCAAGACAATCACCGGCTTCTGGTTTTCACTTCTATTGCTTCAAAGGAAGCAGAGGAAGGCATTGCTTATCAATGGAAGTATATGTTGGAGAATGAGT CTGGAGATCCTGGGGTAAAACCAGGTTCGTGCCCGAATAGAAAAGAGTCAAAGCCATTGAATTCCAGAAGTGCATCTCTTTTCCTAGAGAATTACTTCCCAACATATCCAGTTGAGAGTGAAGCCTGCAAAGAGCATTCAACTCCACTTGCTCAGATGGTTGGCACCTGTTATAAAGCAGCAGGGAATATGATGCCCAATTTTTTGGCAGTCAACTTTTACATG AGAAGTGATGGTGGTGGTGTTTTTGATGTTTTGGACAGAATGAATGGCCAGACATTGTGTGGTTGTAGCACTGTGACTGCCTGCCAG GCTGGAGCACCTTTTGGATCTTGCAAAAATGTTGCCGTGCCTAGTACAAGTCCTGTAACAACTACTGCAGGAAGCTTTTCAGGATCTGTTCAGTTTTCAAGATCTGCATCAACAGTCCATTCTCCAATATTTTTTGTTTTCTACTTGTGTTCTCTTCCATTGATTGCACTTATATTTCGAATGCAATGA
- the LOC110633387 gene encoding histone-lysine N-methyltransferase CLF isoform X4 yields MTDDQSVVGRRRIYYDQNGGEALICSDSEEEITEEGQEKRDFIDSEDYILCMTVKEVGLSDPVMESLAQCLCRSHSEVKARYAVLTKEETTVVDSKNGDGDAQTLNSFIDKDLEAALDSFDNLFCRRCLVFDCRLHGCSQDLVFPAEKHHWSRPDEENEPCGPHCYKSVLKSERIDTANSSEYGNIGENAVRPSDGMGAQISSRKKSSAQSARRKVKSSHSESASSNAKNVSGSSDSEIGPRKDATSSSKAKLAGKSGACHRNNKRVADHLLSCLRKRKKKTVVSDSDSIVSGSLLAGDMKLTSTSRKENEDASSSHKNVKSRTVGRSRRKECIILDSNNLLQAEVHDGPPSEMITDLQATISDDTLRKEECVDGSVCEKELADNRSWKAFEKSLFEKGVEIFGRNSCLIARNLLNGLKTCWEVFQFMTCSENQLACQAGDVANSLGEGYSKFDFNGAMGNNQVRRRSRFLRRRGRVRRLKYSWKSTAYHSIRKWITERKDQPCRQYNPCSCQTACGKQCACLLNGTCCEKYCGCPKSCKNRFRGCHCAKSQCRSRQCPCFAADRECDPDVCRNCWVSCGDGTLGVPNQIGDNYECRNMKLLLKQQQRVLLGRSDVSGWGAFLKNSVGKHEYLGEYTGELISHREADKRGKIYDRENSSFLFNLNDQFVLDAYRKGDKFKFANHSPDPNCYAKVIMVAGDHRVGIFAKERISAGEELFYDYRYEPDRAPAWARKPEASSGWRKEDGAHTSGRAKKVA; encoded by the exons ATGACAGATGATCAATCTGTGGTTGGACGAAGAAGAATATATTATGATCAAAATGGTGGTGAAGCACTTATTTGCAGCGACAGTGAGGAGGAAATAACTGAAGAAGGGCAGGAAAAAAGAGATTTTATAGATTCTGAAGATTATATTCTTTG CATGACTGTCAAAGAAGTTGGTTTATCTGATCCTGTGATGGAATCACTGGCCCAATGCCTTTGTAGAAGCCATTCTGAAGTCAAG GCAAGATATGCAGTTCTTACAAAAGAAGAAACGACTGTGGTGGATTCAAAGAATGGAGATGGTGATGCACAAACATTGAATTCTTTCATTGATAAGGATCTTGAAGCTGCTTTGGATTCTTTTGACAATCTGTTTTGTCGTCGATGTCTT GTCTTTGATTGCAGATTGCATGGATGCTCACAGGATCTTGTGTTTCCT GCTGAGAAACATCACTGGAGCCGTCCAGATGAGGAAAATGAACCATGTGGTCCACACTGTTACAAATCG GTTTTGAAGTCGGAAAGAATTGATACTGCAAATTCTTCCGAGTATGGTAATATTGGAGAAAATGCTGTCCGTCCATCTGATGGGATGGGGGCTCAAATTTCCTCAAGGAAGAAATCTTCTGCTCAATCTGCCAGGAGGAAGGTGAAGTCCAGCCACAGTGAAAGTGCTTCATCAAATGCAAAAAATGTTTCTGGGAGCAGTGACTCAGAGATTGGACCTCGGAAAGATGCCACTTCATCTTCCAAGGCTAAGCTTGCTGGAAAAAGTGGGGCTTGTCATAGGAACAACAAGCGAGTGGCTGACCATCTTTTAAGTTGCTTgcggaaaaggaagaagaaaactgTGGTTTCTGATTCTGATTCTATTGTCAGTGGAAGCCTTTTGGCAGGTGATATGAAACTTACATCCACTTCACGCAAAGAAAATGAAGACGCTAGTTCTTCTCACAAGAATGTTAAATCTCGGACTGTTGGAAGGTCTAGGAGGAAGGAATGCATAATTCTGGACAGTAACAACTTACTACAGGCTGAAGTTCATGATGGTCCTCCAAGTGAGATGATCACTGATCTACAAGCAACTATCAGCGATGACACATTGAGGAAAGAAGAGTGCGTAGATGGAAGTGTATGTGAAAAAGAGTTGGCTGATAACAGATCCTGGAAAGCTTTTGAAAAAAGCCTGTTTGAGAAAGGTGTGGAGATTTTTGGGAGGAACAG TTGTTTAATTGCTAGGAACCTTTTAAATGGTTTAAAGACTTGTTGGGAGGTTTTTCAATTTATGACTTGCTCTGAGAATCAGTTGGCCTGCCAAGCAGGTGATGTTGCAAATTCTCTTGGTGAAGGATATTCCAAGTTTGACTTCAATGGAGCAATG GGTAATAATCAAGTGCGAAGAAGATCAAGATTTTTACGCAGAAGAGGTAGAGTTCGCCGCTTGAAGTATTCTTGGAAGTCCACTGCTTACCATTCTATTAGGAAATGGATTACTGAGAGAAAAGATCAACCATGCCGCCAGTATAATCCGTGTAGTTGCCAAACAGCTTGTGGAAAGCAGTGTGCATGTCTGCTGAATGGCACTTGCTGTGAGAAGTACTGTGG ATGTCCTAAGAGTTGCAAGAACCGATTTAGGGGCTGCCATTGTGCTAAAAGTCAATGTCGAAGTCGTCAATGTCCATGCTTTGCTGCAGACAGGGAATGTGATCCAGATGTTTGTAGGAATTGTTGGGTCAG TTGCGGTGATGGTACTCTTGGGGTTCCTAACCAAATAGGTGATAATTATGAGTGCAGGAATATGAAGCTTCTTCTCAAACAACAACAAAGG GTTTTACTTGGAAGATCCGATGTATCTGGTTGGGGAGCTTTTCTGAAG AATAGTGTTGGCAAGCATGAGTATCTAGGTGAATACACTGGAGAGCTGATTTCACATAGGGAAGCAGATAAGCGTGGCAAGATATATGACCGTGAAAATTCATCATTTCTCTTCAATCTGAATGATCAG TTTGTTCTTGATGCTTACCGGAAGGGTGATAAATTTAAGTTTGCCAACCACTCACCAGACCCAAATTGCTATGCAAag GTCATAATGGTCGCGGGGGATCACCGTGTGGGCATATTTGCCAAGGAACGAATTAGTGCGGGAGAAGAACTCTTCTACGACTATCGTTATGAGCCAGACAGAGCTCCAGCTTGGGCTAGGAAGCCTGAAGCATCATCTGGATGGAGAAAAGAAGACGGTGCTCATACAAGTGGTCGTGCTAAGAAGGTCGCTTAA